In Syngnathus typhle isolate RoL2023-S1 ecotype Sweden linkage group LG14, RoL_Styp_1.0, whole genome shotgun sequence, one genomic interval encodes:
- the impact gene encoding protein IMPACT isoform X3, with product MEEVEALSSIYGDEWCVIDEASRIFCIKISNDMAENKLTACLQIILPPDYPSSAPPIYQINAAWLRGAERVRLANSLEDLYVQHAGESILYMWVEKIREFLLEKAQDSETVEQSKQVTLTAEEDVEDEDVPDLTSLTLSAEDAQRFLEHANDEEAPPIKHGDCITDRRSTFQPHLAPVVMPRQVKAALERLYDNKKIASATHNIYAYRIYCEDKNSFLQDCEDDGETAAGGRLLHLLQILDVRNVLVVVSRWYGGILLGPDRFKHINNCARSILLQEGYAASSDDVTKSAGKAKRLKGKKTK from the exons ATGGAGGAGGTGGAGGCCTTGTCGTCCATCTACGGTGACGAATGGTGTGTCATCGACGAGGCGTCCAGAATATTTTGCATCAAAATATCAAATGACATGGCAGAGAACAAACTGACAGCTTGTTTGCAG ATTATTCTCCCGCCTGATTATCCCAGCTCTGCCCCGCCAATCTACCAGATCAA TGCGGCGTGGCTGCGGGGCGCTGAGAGAGTTCGACTGGCCAACAGCCTGGAAGACCTCTATGT CCAGCATGCTGGGGAGAGCATACTCTACATGTGGGTGGAAAAAATCCGAGAATTCCTGCTCGAGAAAGCTCAAGACTCTGAAACAG TGGAGCAGTCAAAGCAGGTGACCCTCACCGCGGAGGAAGACGTGGAAGACGAAGACGTGCCAGACTTGACGAGTCTCACGTTGAGTGCAGAGGATGCGCAACGTTTCCTGGAACACGCAAACG ATGAAGAGGCGCCGCCGATCAAACACGGCGACTGCATCACAGACCGCCGCAGCACCTTCCAGCCTCACCTGGCGCCCGTGGTGATGCCAAGACAG GTCAAAGCCGCGCTGGAGCGGCTGTATGACAACAAAAAGATCGCCAGCGCCACTCACAACATCTACGCGTATAG gatctacTGCGAGGATAAGAACAGCTTCCTGCAGGACTGCGAAGATGATGGTGAGACAGCGGCAGGTGGCAGGTTGCTCCATTTGCTGCAG ATTCTGGACGTACGCAACGTGCTAGTAGTGGTGTCCCGGTGGTACGGAGGGATTCTGCTAGGTCCGGACCGTTTCAAGCACATCAACAACTGCGCTCGAAGTATCCTGCTGCAAGAGGGCTACGCCGCCTCATCG
- the impact gene encoding protein IMPACT isoform X2 encodes MADTITPENEGDDLQSQMEEVEALSSIYGDEWCVIDEASRIFCIKISNDMAENKLTACLQIILPPDYPSSAPPIYQINAAWLRGAERVRLANSLEDLYVQHAGESILYMWVEKIREFLLEKAQDSETVEQSKQVTLTAEEDVEDEDVPDLTSLTLSAEDAQRFLEHANDEEAPPIKHGDCITDRRSTFQPHLAPVVMPRQVKAALERLYDNKKIASATHNIYAYRIYCEDKNSFLQDCEDDGETAAGGRLLHLLQILDVRNVLVVVSRWYGGILLGPDRFKHINNCARSILLQEGYAASSDDVTKSAGKAKRLKGKKTK; translated from the exons ATGGCTGACACGATAACTCCAGAGAATGAAGGTGATGATTTGCAGTCACAA ATGGAGGAGGTGGAGGCCTTGTCGTCCATCTACGGTGACGAATGGTGTGTCATCGACGAGGCGTCCAGAATATTTTGCATCAAAATATCAAATGACATGGCAGAGAACAAACTGACAGCTTGTTTGCAG ATTATTCTCCCGCCTGATTATCCCAGCTCTGCCCCGCCAATCTACCAGATCAA TGCGGCGTGGCTGCGGGGCGCTGAGAGAGTTCGACTGGCCAACAGCCTGGAAGACCTCTATGT CCAGCATGCTGGGGAGAGCATACTCTACATGTGGGTGGAAAAAATCCGAGAATTCCTGCTCGAGAAAGCTCAAGACTCTGAAACAG TGGAGCAGTCAAAGCAGGTGACCCTCACCGCGGAGGAAGACGTGGAAGACGAAGACGTGCCAGACTTGACGAGTCTCACGTTGAGTGCAGAGGATGCGCAACGTTTCCTGGAACACGCAAACG ATGAAGAGGCGCCGCCGATCAAACACGGCGACTGCATCACAGACCGCCGCAGCACCTTCCAGCCTCACCTGGCGCCCGTGGTGATGCCAAGACAG GTCAAAGCCGCGCTGGAGCGGCTGTATGACAACAAAAAGATCGCCAGCGCCACTCACAACATCTACGCGTATAG gatctacTGCGAGGATAAGAACAGCTTCCTGCAGGACTGCGAAGATGATGGTGAGACAGCGGCAGGTGGCAGGTTGCTCCATTTGCTGCAG ATTCTGGACGTACGCAACGTGCTAGTAGTGGTGTCCCGGTGGTACGGAGGGATTCTGCTAGGTCCGGACCGTTTCAAGCACATCAACAACTGCGCTCGAAGTATCCTGCTGCAAGAGGGCTACGCCGCCTCATCG